A segment of the Sanyastnella coralliicola genome:
AACAGCATACATCTCAGATACATGTACATTCCCTGATGGCTGTACCGATCCAATGGCGATCAACTACAACGAAGGCGCTTCATGCGACGACGGTACCTGTGTTTACCAAGATGAACTCTGCGGTGAATGCACCGTGTGGGATGAAGAGCAAGGTAAGTGTATAGAAGACCCAGCCTGCGCTGCTTCATGCTTCGGTGATGCCAACAACGATGGTGTGATCGGCGGTGCGGATTTGCTAGCGTTCTTGGCTGCGTTTGGGGGGGTGTGCGAATAACTCCTCCTGTTAAGGACACGCATGCGTGTCCCTAGCTTTACTCCAGAACAACAAACGGATCTGAAAACTTCAGATCCTGCATGACCGCGTGGTCGGTGAGGGTTTTCATGAAGGCGATCATGGCTTGCTTCTCTTCATCGGTGAGATTCATTTGAAGCGGAGGGTCACCGTTTTCAGTGCCAGTCGTTAGGCGTTCATCTAGGTTAGGATGGGCTTGAAGGTTATCGCTGTAGTGATCCATGACTTCTTCTAGGGTGGCGAATCGTCCGTCGTGCATGTACGGACCAGTGACTTCTACGTTTCGCAGCGACACAATCTTGAACATGCCGATGTGATCTGGATTGCCGGTATTCACATAGTATCCGCTATCTACCGTCATTGTTTCCAATCCGTTATTAGCAGGTTCTAGACGCGTGAAGAAGTTGTAGCTATTGTGGCATTGATTACAGCCGAACTCTCCGCTGTAGAATAGGTCTTTCCCAAGGGTCTCTTGCTCGTTGAAGTTGGCGAAGTTCGTTGGTACTCCATCGTCGAACTTAGTGTCGAACGAAACAATGGAACGGATGAATTGAGCCATAGCGCGAGAGATACGGTCTGTGGTAATTTCAGGATCACCGAAGGCTGCTTCAAAGAGGGCAGGGTAGTGCTCTGTTTCGCTGAGTTCAACAAGGAGTGATTCTAGATCTTGATCCATTTCGGTTGGATCTACAATTGGCATCAATACCTGAGCTTCCAATCCGTCAGCACTCATGTCCCAAAAGAAATCGCGGAAGTAGCGCATGTTCAATAGCGACATACTGTTTCTGCGTGTCACGTCACCGTGCACCCCAATGCTGAATTGGCGTGGGTCAGTGAAGGCAAAGGCTTGTTGGTGGCAAGACGCACACGACATCGTATTGTCAACAGACAACGCTCGGTCATAGAAGAGTACCCGACCAAGAGTTGCACCTTCATTGGTAATTGGATTCCCAGAAGGTTCATTGTTGGCAGCGTAGACATTTAATTGGGTGTTATTCGCTACGTGATCAGGTAACCCAAGGTAGGCGTAGTCAAAAGGTTCTTCGGGAAGTACCAACTCATACCGCACCTCCTGTTCCTCTGATGGAATCTCCTTATCCTTCTTGCAGGCCGCTATTAATATAACCACTGCACATACCGCTAGTAGTGAACGCATGGTGGAATGTAGGGAGATCTACCTGAAAACGAAGCCTCAGTAAAAATGAAAAATCGCTCAAACTACTGTTTTCAAAATTGTTTGATAAGCCTGAATTGACAGCCAAAAGAGTATAGATGTTCTTTGACGCTAAAATCATTGAGCTCAAAGAAATGATATCGAGCCCCAGGTTCGATAGCCATTCTCATTTTTTCACCTATTGGAATTTCTATACCAAAACCGAATAGCCCTACGAGACCGAAATCATTGAAATCAGTTATCGTGTTTTCTGACCTTTTGACTTCTGAATCACCATTGTCGTACTCAATTATACCTTTCGAGAACTGGTTCAAGAACAAGCTCGGTGCAATACCTGGAGATATATAAACGGAATATCTCATGAAATGGATAACGTACCTAGTTCGTAATGGGATTTCTATGAAGTGTGATTGATACAAAAGATCAGCAGTACCTATGAATTCATTAAACTCTCCGAGCACTGGCAAGTCGTTCGTACGCGTTACATACCGAATGTATTGAATGCCGAGTTCGATTTGAGTTCCATTTTTAAATTTATAGTGACCTGCAATTCCAGCTGTGAACCCGAGTCCGTAATCTTCTGACTCATTTCGAAGGTCGATTATCCGCTGTACCGATTCATCGCCTTTCAAAACTCTATACGAATAGCTCGGACCTATGTCAAGAGATAACGCGAAGCTCGATTGGCCTTGTGTAATGCCAGATATCCCCATTAATAATACACACCAGAGCATTGCACATTTCTTCATCATATAGTAGTAGTGTTCTCTGTTAAATTAAGGATTTTCGGTCTACGGTCTACGGTCTACGGTCTACGGTCTACGGTCTACGGTCTACCTCAAAAGATACATCTTGCCAATCCCATTCTGGAAGTACTGACTGGCTTGAGAGTTCATCTCTAGGTCTTCGCCATGTAGACGCGCTCGCACGGTGTAGAGATAGATGCCGTTGGCAAGCGGATCCCCAAACTCATCTGTTCCATCCCACCAGAATTCGGTGAGGTTGCGGCCTACTTTTAATGGCCCCAATTCTTCAGTGTGAATTTCTCTAACTACTCGTCCGCCTACGGTCATAATGCGGATCAGGACTTCGTCAGGGGGTTCGGTACCTGTTACAGTGAACACGAATTGAGTGCGGGTACTGAATGGGTTCGGGTAGTTGAGCACCTCGGTGATGGTCGGACGAGAATCAATGGTGAACTCGATGGTGTAATCGATGTCGCCGCTTTGGTTTCCGCTTTTGTCTTGTGCTTGTACAAATAGTGTGTACTTGCCGTCTTGGTCAAAGAGCGGGGTGTATTCTAAATAGGCCTTGTTACGTTCGTCCATGGCCGGGAAGAAGCGCAGAATATCTGTTTGAGAGAAATACACTTGTTGTTGCATTCCATCCGGCCAATTCACAAAGAGTTGGAAGAGGGATGTATCTGCTTCTTCATTCAACAAGAGGAATGGATTTTCATCATCTAGCGACACCCGAATCATCGGTTGATCTGAGATGAGGTCTCCATTTAAGATGTGCAGGCCGTCAAAGGTGACGTCTAGAATTGGGTTAATTCTGTCTTCACTAACGTGGAATCGTAACTCCGCAATGTTGTTGAAGTGGTACTGTTCTGGTTGGTCATAAACGCCTTGCGCAACTGCAGGATTCGCTTCCACCCGAAGGGTGAGGTCACCTGACAATCCGAAAGTTGGAATCATCAAGGTGTCGAGAAGAATATCTCCGACGACTAAGGGCGCCTGGCGCTGGTAAGTCACTGGAATTGGTGTTCCACCGCTGCTCGAGATCTCATAGCGTACTAAGAGACTGTCCATATCAAACTGTCCGATGTTCTCGATGGCGATGGCAATCGGAAGCTCTTCACCTTGCTCAACAGTGTCTTTTGGGAACCAGAATCCAGCGGATGGGTTCAGGGCACATTCAGGGACGTGATCACTGATCAGCTGCCAATAGTTGATTTGCGCAGGAGTTTGATTTTCGTCGTCGTGAAGTGCAGTTTGGAGTCGAAGCGTTGGGTACTGGTTTGCATTGATTTCCATGCCCAAGTTCTGCCATTCCTCTTCGTCACTGATGAAGTCAGCAAGCTCAACATCTGGCTGACCAATGTTCGAGCCGAGTACTTTTACTCGTGTGCTGTCACCTTCTTCTTCATCGTAATTCCAGTAAAGTGCTTCCCAGTTGGTCACCGGGCCGAAAACCGGACTCGTCATTCCACCAATTCCGAAGCTTCCAGTCATGGTGGTTTCCATTTCAATGAGTTGACTCTGCTCTACGCCATAAATCTCTTCCGCGCTAGCGAGATCACCCATACGCGTGAAGAAAATAAACGGGACACTGTCTTGAGCATTGGTGTTAATTGCCGTTGAGCCCATGTCAGTGAAAAGGTCATACAGTTCAGGGCCATAAGCATCCCATCCGTCGTAATTCACGTATTTCCAGGTGTAGACCAAGAGGTAGTGGTTGTCTGGAATCTGGTTAGACAGAAGGTCGACCAAACCAGCCATTTCGTCTGGGTTATTCTGACGGAAAATGAAGTACTTCTCTGGTCGGTTTCTGCCATTCGCACAGTCCATCAAGTTTCCAAAATCATTCTCGGGGAACAGATCGTTATAGTTCGACTCCCAAGGAGCAAGTGTTATTGGGTCCATGACCGCTACATGAAGCGCAGCGGCACTTCCGCAGCCTCCATAATCTTGTACATCGAGGTCAAGTTGATAGCGTGTGGCGCTAATCTCAAAGACGTCGGCAGGGTCACCGTACACGGTACATTTCATATTGACGTCTCCAGTAAAGAAATCGAAGTCGCTGTCAGCTTCGTCAAAGGTGACTTGATCGTAACGATTGAATCGGAATTGATCAAAATGTGATTGTCCCCAACCTCGCTCACCTGCTTGGTATTGGAAACTGTGCATTCGCCAGTTGAGTTCTTCTCCGGCATCTACTTCTGCCGCTGTACGCCAATAGTAAACAACCTGATCTTCGAGGTTAAAAGGAACTTCCCATTCGACCACTCCACCAGTGCTCATCACCTGGCCTTGCTGCAGTTGTGGACTATCAAAACTATCGACGGTATCGATTTCGAAACGGTACGAATGATTCTCAGCGAAAGGATCTCCTGTTGATGCCTTCAGAGTGGCTGTTCCTTCAGGTTCGATGGCGTAGTTGAAAGGGTAAACAGGGATGAGGTTACCGCTCGTGATGAAGAGCTCAGCTCCGCTAATTGTATTGTTCGCGAGTTCTTCAAGCTCTTCCACGGCATTCACCGGGAAGTCGACCAACACGTCAAAAGTGTTCAAGCCCACACCGTTCAATAGATCTACCGGGAGTGTGAAGTAGGCTGTGTCTCTGAAGTAGACAGGCGCCATCTCTACAAAAAGACTTGTGTCTTGTCCGGTAGGAAGATGACGAATAAGCTCAACGCCGAAGGGTTCATTTACCGCTTTACCTAGATTCGTCAAGGCCACTTTCACGGTAAATTCTTCCAATTCTGTGCTTACTTCTTCGGGCTCAAAAATCACATCTTCAACCGAAACGCTGTAGTCAGGATGATCCCATGCATTTAACACCACTGCAGGGTCTCCGTGGAGACTAAAAGTTAAGGCTGTATTAATGGTCAGTAGGTTCGTTGATTGACCTTGGAATGCTTGCACTGCCCTTCGCATATTCTGACCAATAGACCCTCCATAATTCTCTTGAAAGAGCTGTCGGTAGAAGTTTTCGGTCCATATATTCAAGAACCCTGGCGCGCCAAGGTCTCCTTTGGCGATGAATCCAATAACCCCAGCATTTGGCTCCAAAACGAACTCTTCGCTCGTACTAAAATTCGTTGGCAAGTGGATGTTACCGGTGTAGCAGCTGTTACCAATCAAAAGCGGGTATTTGCCTTGATTATTATAGCTTCCTGGAGAGTCAATATTGACGTCAAAACCGGTGCTCGAGGCGTGTCCGAAGAAGGTCATGAGACTGACTCCTTCTTCGATCAACAGCGCAATGGAATCACTTAGATTGAGCTGGATTGGATCGGTTGAAGTCTTGAAGAAACTATACACATCACCACCAAAGCAAGTGTCTTGTGCAATGCCGCGGTAGGTATTGAGGTAACCACTGAACAGCCCTTGCTCAAAGCTATTTCCACCACCACCGAAGTGAATAACCCGCTTCATCCAGTCAGAAGGGGGTTGTGCTTCCAGTTCAATGACCTTATTCAAGTAATCAAGAACGGCTTCTGAGTTCTCGGCAGCGAGTCTTCCCGTTGGAATAGCCATGTCAAGATCAGATCCGTTAAGTCCCGAAGTAATGGCGATATCAGATGTTGGATAACCCCAACTCGGTACTAAGTTTCGTGCGTAATTAGATGGGTTGTTTCTTGCGCCTTGCGTGTTTGAGATCTTCATTTCGAAGATCGATTTTCCGATCAAGAAGAGGTGAGAAGGATCGCTTTCCCAACTTTGAAGTAGGTGGTCACAGAATCGTCGAATCGCCAACGGGTGCTTCCAAACTCCAGCGGCGTATTGCATGTACAACTCATCAACGTTGGCTACCAAGGCTTCCATGCCTTGTGTTTCGCGATAGAAAGCATAGTTGGTAGCTGCGTCTAACAAAGAAGGATGAGCCACGATGACGAAGGCACTATCCTGTTCCACGGCGGTATAATCTGTGAAGTATCCGCTTTGGTTGATGGGTTGAAGGTTGGTGATTTCTTGCGCTAGCGCGGAATCGTACAGCAGTAATTCAGTTCCGCTTGGATTATCAAGGAAGGGAACTAAACTGCGCCATTCAGCTTCAATGAATGTGAGAGGAAGTGCCCGTTTTAGTCCGTTTGTAGTGACTTCATACAAGGCCGGATCATCCCCATTAAAAACAATGTCGAGTCGCCCTTCCGCGTTAGCGTCAAAATTCTTCAACTGAAAACGGTGGAGCAAGGTCGCATTGAAGTTCGGCTGGCGTCCGTAACGCAATTCCATCCAACCTACCGAATGCCAGTCTGTAGCTACATCGAGATCATCGATGGAACGGTGGGTGACGGTAGTAGCACCTCCACCCAATTGATCTGCCGGGACGGTCCACTCAAAGCGATTGTGTTGATACCCCCAGTAGATGGTGTCAACGACTAGGTTAAAGTTATTTCCCCAACCCACCTGAAGATGGTGGTTATAGACTCCAGAGGCAGACGATGCCGATGCCGAAGTAGCCGTGAAAATGGCTTCAGGCGCCCCAGGTCCGTTATACATTTCAGGGTGCGGAATGGCATGTGAGCGCGAAGTGCCTTGAGGGAATCGGGTATCATACCATCCTTCGGCTTGTTCATAGAAAGGCAAGGAAATACCGTTGTTGTCTTGCACACCAAGCAGGTATTCCAAGTTAAAATTAAGCCTTGATCGCGAGGAAACCCAAGGAGCTTCGTTGTAGTTGTCTAAAGTGCCTGACGGGATATAATCTTGAGTTCTCAATGAAGGCCCGGGAGCCCAAGTCAAGAAATAGTTGGCGGTATCATTGAAGAGACTGTAGTTCGGATTGACCTGATTTTGCAGTTGGTCGTAGGCCCATTGATCGAGCCATCCATCGTTCTTTTGAGCATAAAACTGCAGGTAATCTCCTGGTCCAAAACCATCATTGTTTTGGTCTATGACCTCCACGAATTGCTCTTGTCCTCTCCCGAAAAGTTTGATTTCATCAACGTTGACCCCATTGATTGGGAACGCCGCTTGGGCCATTTCTTCGTAGGAAAGTCTGTACACGCCGTCTTCAACTACCTCAAATCGCCAATACTGACGGGAGTAGTCGATCCATTCATTTCCAAACTGCCCAAAAGTGGGAAGTGAAAGAAGGCATAATATGACAGCAATAAAGCGCACCACAACGAAGTTCGATGATATCTCTCTGCTACTGAGATCTCACTATTCAAGTTACGCAAGGAATGGTGTTTATTTCTGGAGAGTTTGGGGTAGGGTTGAACTCCTGACTTTTTAGGCGTTAGGCTTTGGGCTTTAGGCGTTAGAGGTTTTAGGGCTAAATGGCTAAATGGCGAAATGGCGAAAGGTTTACTTTTAATATCCGGCCACCGATTCCGGCGTCCGGCGTCTGGCGTCCGTATTTTTTAATCACCGCAATCCGCAATCCGCGATCCGCGATCCGCCCCCCTTTTAACGATACCTAACATGCGAAAACCAATTTCTTCACTTTGGTTCTCTAGCTTAGTGCTATGATCATTGTCCTTCTTCGTTTGGTCTTGTTTCCTTTGACTACCCTGATGTGTTCTTTGTTGGGGCTGATAGTTCGCGGATTAGGCTTTGGTCATTCAATGGTGTATCGTGTGTTTTTGTTGTGGCGGTGGTTGCAGCACAAAATCATGAGCGTTGAAGTGATTTCTGAGGGAGAGATTCCACAGCATGGAGCCATCATTATGGCGAATCACCGCTCTTATCTCGATATCATAATGATTCCTTCATTGACGCCTGTGGTATATGTGGCGAAGGCGAGTGTGCGTAAGTGGCCCATTGTTGGTTGGGGAGGTGATGCCATGCGCACGATTTGGGTGGATCGAGGAAGTAAAGAGAGTCGAAAAGAGACACGAAATGCCATTATGGATCGCTTGGAAGAAGACCTCAGCGTGATCATTTATCCTGAAGGAACGACCTCTGTTGGTCCGGGTGTGTTGGATTTTAAGCCTGGTATGTTTCACGCTATCGCGGGAAGCGATTTGAGTATTATTCCGGTGGCGATTGAATATGAAAATCCGAAAATCGCCTGGGTGGGTGATGATCTCTTTATTCCACACTTTTTGCGGGAATTTAGGTCACGCAAAACACGCGTTAAAGTAGCCTTTGGGGAGCCTGTTTCTGGTGAAGATGGAGAGGAGATTCGCACCCAAGTCCAAGGGTGGATTGAGGAGCGAACGCGCACCTTTCGGAAGGAGTGGGATCAAGGACGTTCTTAATCGCTTCCACATTCCTTGATAAAGCCGTAAATTTGCCGCTCTAAAACAAGCTGCTATGCATCGTTCGCATACCTGCGGAGAACTCCGCATTGACCATGTTTCTCAGGAAGTAACCCTTAGTGGATGGGTTCAACGTTCACGTGACCTTGGAGGGATGACCTTCGTCGATCTTCGCGATCGCTACGGAATCACTCAGTTGGCCTTCAATATGGATTCACGCGCTGAGCTCTGTGAACAAGCTCGCAAACTCGGACGAGAGTTCGTGATTAAGGCCACGGGAACGGTGATCGAACGAAGCAGCAAGAACAAGAACATTCCAACAGGTGAGATTGAAATTGATGTGACTTCATTGGAAGTACTCAATGCTTCAAAGACACCTCCTTTCACTATCGAAGATGAAACAGATGGTGGGGATGACCTTCGTATGCAATACCGTTACCTTGACCTTCGTCGTGGTCCGGTCATGAGCAACTTGATGTTGCGCCACCGCATGTCGATCGAAAGTCGCAAATACTTGGATTCAATCGGATTCATGGAAGTAGAGACTCCATATTTGATCAAGTCGACACCTGAAGGAGCACGAGATTTTGTTGTTCCTAGTCGTATGAACCCAGGTCAGTTCTACGCATTGCCACAGTCTCCACAGACGTTCAAGCAGCTCTTGATGGTTTCAGGGTACGATAAGTACTACCAAATCGTAAAGTGTTTCCGTGATGAAGACCTTCGTGCTGATCGTCAGCCAGAGTTCACGCAGATTGACTGCGAAATGGCTTTCGTTGAGCAAGAAGATGTGCTCAACACTTTTGAAGGAATGGTTCGTCACCTATTCCAAGAAGTGAAAGGAATTGAAGTTCCTGAGTTCCCTCGCATGACATACGCTGAGGCTATGGAGCAATATGGTTCTGATAAGCCAGATATCCGCTTCGAGATGAAGTTCGTAGATATGGCGCCTGTGACCAAAGACAAAGGATTCAACGTATTCGATAGTGCTGAAGCAGTGCTAGGAATCGTAGCTCCGGGATGTGCCGAATACTCACGCAAGCAGTTGGATGCCCTGACGAACTTCGTGAAGCGTCCACAGATTGGAGCGAAAGGATTGGTGTACTGTAAAGTGAATGCTGACGGTACATTCAAATCAAGTGTAGACAAGTTCTACTCTCAAGAAGATCAAAAAGCATGGATGGAGCACACAGGTGCGAAAGAAGGTGACTTGATCTTGATGTTGAGTGGAGATCTAGATAAAACACGCAAGCAACTAAACGAGCTTCGCCTTCACATGGGTAGCGAACTTGGATTGCGTGACCCAGAGGTGTTCAAACCGTTATGGGTTGTTGACTTCCCACTTCTTGAATGGGATGAAGATACCGAGCGTTACCATGCGATGCACCACCCATTCACTTCACCAAAGCCTGAGCATATGGACATCTTGGAGTCAGATCCAGGAAAG
Coding sequences within it:
- a CDS encoding outer membrane beta-barrel protein, producing the protein MMKKCAMLWCVLLMGISGITQGQSSFALSLDIGPSYSYRVLKGDESVQRIIDLRNESEDYGLGFTAGIAGHYKFKNGTQIELGIQYIRYVTRTNDLPVLGEFNEFIGTADLLYQSHFIEIPLRTRYVIHFMRYSVYISPGIAPSLFLNQFSKGIIEYDNGDSEVKRSENTITDFNDFGLVGLFGFGIEIPIGEKMRMAIEPGARYHFFELNDFSVKEHLYSFGCQFRLIKQF
- the aspS gene encoding aspartate--tRNA ligase — encoded protein: MHRSHTCGELRIDHVSQEVTLSGWVQRSRDLGGMTFVDLRDRYGITQLAFNMDSRAELCEQARKLGREFVIKATGTVIERSSKNKNIPTGEIEIDVTSLEVLNASKTPPFTIEDETDGGDDLRMQYRYLDLRRGPVMSNLMLRHRMSIESRKYLDSIGFMEVETPYLIKSTPEGARDFVVPSRMNPGQFYALPQSPQTFKQLLMVSGYDKYYQIVKCFRDEDLRADRQPEFTQIDCEMAFVEQEDVLNTFEGMVRHLFQEVKGIEVPEFPRMTYAEAMEQYGSDKPDIRFEMKFVDMAPVTKDKGFNVFDSAEAVLGIVAPGCAEYSRKQLDALTNFVKRPQIGAKGLVYCKVNADGTFKSSVDKFYSQEDQKAWMEHTGAKEGDLILMLSGDLDKTRKQLNELRLHMGSELGLRDPEVFKPLWVVDFPLLEWDEDTERYHAMHHPFTSPKPEHMDILESDPGKVNANAYDMVINGVEIGGGSIRIHDRGIQSRMFDLLGFTKEEALAQFGFLMNAFEYGAPPHGGLALGFDRLCSLFGGSDSIRDFIAFPKNNSGRDVMIDAPAPVDQAQLDELFLDSTAPQGEEV
- a CDS encoding C25 family cysteine peptidase, with product MRFIAVILCLLSLPTFGQFGNEWIDYSRQYWRFEVVEDGVYRLSYEEMAQAAFPINGVNVDEIKLFGRGQEQFVEVIDQNNDGFGPGDYLQFYAQKNDGWLDQWAYDQLQNQVNPNYSLFNDTANYFLTWAPGPSLRTQDYIPSGTLDNYNEAPWVSSRSRLNFNLEYLLGVQDNNGISLPFYEQAEGWYDTRFPQGTSRSHAIPHPEMYNGPGAPEAIFTATSASASSASGVYNHHLQVGWGNNFNLVVDTIYWGYQHNRFEWTVPADQLGGGATTVTHRSIDDLDVATDWHSVGWMELRYGRQPNFNATLLHRFQLKNFDANAEGRLDIVFNGDDPALYEVTTNGLKRALPLTFIEAEWRSLVPFLDNPSGTELLLYDSALAQEITNLQPINQSGYFTDYTAVEQDSAFVIVAHPSLLDAATNYAFYRETQGMEALVANVDELYMQYAAGVWKHPLAIRRFCDHLLQSWESDPSHLFLIGKSIFEMKISNTQGARNNPSNYARNLVPSWGYPTSDIAITSGLNGSDLDMAIPTGRLAAENSEAVLDYLNKVIELEAQPPSDWMKRVIHFGGGGNSFEQGLFSGYLNTYRGIAQDTCFGGDVYSFFKTSTDPIQLNLSDSIALLIEEGVSLMTFFGHASSTGFDVNIDSPGSYNNQGKYPLLIGNSCYTGNIHLPTNFSTSEEFVLEPNAGVIGFIAKGDLGAPGFLNIWTENFYRQLFQENYGGSIGQNMRRAVQAFQGQSTNLLTINTALTFSLHGDPAVVLNAWDHPDYSVSVEDVIFEPEEVSTELEEFTVKVALTNLGKAVNEPFGVELIRHLPTGQDTSLFVEMAPVYFRDTAYFTLPVDLLNGVGLNTFDVLVDFPVNAVEELEELANNTISGAELFITSGNLIPVYPFNYAIEPEGTATLKASTGDPFAENHSYRFEIDTVDSFDSPQLQQGQVMSTGGVVEWEVPFNLEDQVVYYWRTAAEVDAGEELNWRMHSFQYQAGERGWGQSHFDQFRFNRYDQVTFDEADSDFDFFTGDVNMKCTVYGDPADVFEISATRYQLDLDVQDYGGCGSAAALHVAVMDPITLAPWESNYNDLFPENDFGNLMDCANGRNRPEKYFIFRQNNPDEMAGLVDLLSNQIPDNHYLLVYTWKYVNYDGWDAYGPELYDLFTDMGSTAINTNAQDSVPFIFFTRMGDLASAEEIYGVEQSQLIEMETTMTGSFGIGGMTSPVFGPVTNWEALYWNYDEEEGDSTRVKVLGSNIGQPDVELADFISDEEEWQNLGMEINANQYPTLRLQTALHDDENQTPAQINYWQLISDHVPECALNPSAGFWFPKDTVEQGEELPIAIAIENIGQFDMDSLLVRYEISSSGGTPIPVTYQRQAPLVVGDILLDTLMIPTFGLSGDLTLRVEANPAVAQGVYDQPEQYHFNNIAELRFHVSEDRINPILDVTFDGLHILNGDLISDQPMIRVSLDDENPFLLLNEEADTSLFQLFVNWPDGMQQQVYFSQTDILRFFPAMDERNKAYLEYTPLFDQDGKYTLFVQAQDKSGNQSGDIDYTIEFTIDSRPTITEVLNYPNPFSTRTQFVFTVTGTEPPDEVLIRIMTVGGRVVREIHTEELGPLKVGRNLTEFWWDGTDEFGDPLANGIYLYTVRARLHGEDLEMNSQASQYFQNGIGKMYLLR
- a CDS encoding lysophospholipid acyltransferase family protein: MIIVLLRLVLFPLTTLMCSLLGLIVRGLGFGHSMVYRVFLLWRWLQHKIMSVEVISEGEIPQHGAIIMANHRSYLDIIMIPSLTPVVYVAKASVRKWPIVGWGGDAMRTIWVDRGSKESRKETRNAIMDRLEEDLSVIIYPEGTTSVGPGVLDFKPGMFHAIAGSDLSIIPVAIEYENPKIAWVGDDLFIPHFLREFRSRKTRVKVAFGEPVSGEDGEEIRTQVQGWIEERTRTFRKEWDQGRS
- a CDS encoding cytochrome-c peroxidase — protein: MRSLLAVCAVVILIAACKKDKEIPSEEQEVRYELVLPEEPFDYAYLGLPDHVANNTQLNVYAANNEPSGNPITNEGATLGRVLFYDRALSVDNTMSCASCHQQAFAFTDPRQFSIGVHGDVTRRNSMSLLNMRYFRDFFWDMSADGLEAQVLMPIVDPTEMDQDLESLLVELSETEHYPALFEAAFGDPEITTDRISRAMAQFIRSIVSFDTKFDDGVPTNFANFNEQETLGKDLFYSGEFGCNQCHNSYNFFTRLEPANNGLETMTVDSGYYVNTGNPDHIGMFKIVSLRNVEVTGPYMHDGRFATLEEVMDHYSDNLQAHPNLDERLTTGTENGDPPLQMNLTDEEKQAMIAFMKTLTDHAVMQDLKFSDPFVVLE